The following proteins come from a genomic window of Montipora foliosa isolate CH-2021 chromosome 2, ASM3666993v2, whole genome shotgun sequence:
- the LOC137988238 gene encoding uncharacterized protein — protein MDDRLSSASLAIIPVKVKAPGNNLIIETYAFLDNGSNVSFCSEELATQLGLSGRATSLSLATMDREDNRSASRIVSLQVMDLEEENAVELPCVFTRPKLPVSAKNGARQEDIDRWPHLSGIKLPKIDSNVGLLIGSDVPEALEPKEIRPSNGGPYASRTILGWVVNGPLGRIHSSAPATANFIRADAALTEQFRSYCNMEFNDSVYSNDLSMLSNDKRALNIMSQTAVLKEGHYEIALPWKEETPYLDNNKAVAEHRLRSLKKRLLLDPDLLLKYKECMEDLLEKGYATSAPPTSASGKTWYLPHHAVVHPAKPGKVRVVFDCSAKYRGRSLNDQLLQGPDLTNPLVGVLTRFRQEPVAIISDIEAMFHQVRVRSDDCDALRFLRWPKGDLNSQPQEYKMRVHLFGGVSSPSCASFALQKTAQDNREGFSPEAINTVKCNFYVDDCLKSVGSEHCAISLVKELTSLLSKGGFRLTKWLSNSRKVIESIPESERAKSVKDLDFDQTLIERALGVKWHVASDTFRFSIVVKDRPPTRRGILSIVSSVYDPLGFLAPFVLQAKILLQDLCRKNFGWDDQIPEKELMRWTGWLEELPKLEQFSLERCLKQSDCADIVSCQLHHFSDASEAAYGSVSYLRLVDSQGKIRCSFLMGKSRLAPLKPLTIPRMELSAAVLSTRLDAMMRQELDIAIHNSFFWTDSTCVLRYLANDDRRYKIFVANRVVAIREQSSPSQWKYVNTKLNPADDASRGLSADAIIKDNRWIMGPDFLWMDEEAWPHASIAPSDPREIADEE, from the coding sequence ATGGACGATCGGTTATCCTCAGCAAGCTTGGCAATAATTCCAGTTAAAGTGAAAGCGCCCGGCAATAACCTTATCATAGAGACATACGCCTTCCTGGACAATGGGTCAAACGTTTCATTTTGCTCAGAAGAATTAGCCACCCAACTTGGCCTTTCAGGACGTGCAACGTCGTTATCCCTAGCTACCATGGATAGAGAAGACAATAGAAGTGCCTCACGAATCGTTAGTCTCCAAGTAATGGATCTCGAGGAGGAAAATGCAGTGGAACTGCCGTGTGTATTTACAAGGCCAAAGCTACCAGTATCAGCAAAGAACGGAGCTCGTCAGGAGGACATCGATCGCTGGCCTCACCTCAGTGGTATAAAGCTTCCCAAGATTGACTCCAACGTTGGGCTGCTAATTGGAAGCGACGTTCCAGAAGCGCTAGAGCCAAAAGAAATAAGACCCAGCAATGGCGGACCGTATGCGTCGAGGACCATCCTTGGTTGGGTGGTCAACGGGCCACTTGGAAGAATTCACTCTTCTGCCCCTGCTACCGCGAACTTCATCAGAGCTGATGCTGCACTTACTGAACAGTTTCGCAGCTATTGCAACATGGAATTTAACGATTCTGTATACAGCAACGACCTCTCTATGTTATCAAACGATAAGCGTGCTTTGAACATCATGTCGCAGACAGCAGTTCTGAAGGAAGGCCACTACGAGATCGCTTTGCCGTGGAAGGAAGAAACCCCATATCTCGATAACAACAAGGCAGTCGCCGAGCATCGACTCAGATCCCTAAAGAAACGCCTACTACTCGATCCAGATCTACTACTCAagtacaaagaatgtatggaaGACCTGCTAGAAAAGGGATATGCCACATCGGCACCTCCAACGTCCGCTTCGGGAAAGACGTGGTATCTCCCTCACCATGCAGTTGTCCACCCCGCTAAGCCTGGAAAGGTCCGTGTAGTCTTCGACTGCTCTGCAAAGTATCGGGGACGTTCTCTCAATGATCAGCTGCTACAGGGGCCGGACCTCACAAACCCACTAGTCGGAGTCTTAACCCGCTTTCGACAAGAACCAGTCGCCATCATCTCGGACATCGAAGCGATGTTTCATCAAGTACGAGTAAGGTCAGATGACTGCGATGCTCTGCGGTTCCTAAGGTGGCCAAAAGGAGATCTTAATTCGCAACCTCAAGAATACAAGATGAGAGTGCACCTATTCGGAGGAGTATCCTCGCCAAGCTGTGCTAGCTTCGCGCTCCAAAAAACGGCTCAGGATAACAGGGAAGGATTTTCACCAGAGGCTATTAACACTGTGAAGTGTAATTTTTATGTGGACGACTGCCTAAAATCAGTTGGATCCGAACATTGCGCTATTTCCTTGGTTAAGGAATTGACAAGTCTTCTGAGTAAAGGTGGCTTCCGCCTAACAAAATGGCTTTCTAACTCCCGCAAAGTGATCGAGTCAATCCCCGAGTCAGAGCGGGCAAAGTCGGTCAAAGACCTGGACTTTGATCAGACTCTCATCGAACGAGCTCTCGGCGTGAAATGGCACGTTGCATCAGATACCTTTCGCTTCAGCATTGTCGTCAAAGACAGACCGCCTACCAGAAGAGGAATACTCTCCATAGTTAGCTCTGTCTATGATCCGCTTGGGTTTTTGGCACCTTTCGTTCTTCAGGCCAAGATCTTACTTCAAGACCTTTGCCGAAAAAACTTTGGCTGGGATGACCAGATTCCCGAGAAAGAACTAATGCGATGGACAGGCTGGCTGGAGGAGCTACCGAAACTAGAGCAATTCTCCCTGGAAAGATGCCTTAAGCAATCCGACTGTGCCGACATTGTCTCCTGCCAATTACATCACTTCTCCGACGCTTCGGAAGCTGCGTATGGTTCTGTTTCCTACCTGAGGCTTGTAGACTCCCAAGGCAAAATTCGATGCTCTTTTCTCATGGGGAAGTCTCGTCTCGCTCCTTTAAAACCGCTCACAATTCCAAGGATGGAGTTGTCCGCTGCTGTGCTGTCCACAAGGCTCGACGCGATGATGCGACAAGAGTTGGATATTGCCATCCATAATTCTTTCTTCTGGACAGACAGTACCTGTGTCCTCCGATATTTGGCTAACGATGACCGAAGATATAAGATCTTTGTGGCAAATCGAGTGGTGGCAATTCGAGAACAATCGTCCCCCAGCCAGTGGAAATACGTCAACACGAAATTGAACCCAGCAGATGATGCCTCAAGAGGCTTATCAGCCGACGCTATAATAAAAGACAATCGGTGGATCATGGGACCAGACTTCTTGTGGATGGATGAAGAAGCCTGGCCACACGCCTCGATCGCCCCCAGCGACCCAAGGGAGATTGCCGATGAAGAATAG
- the LOC137988250 gene encoding uncharacterized protein — MEKERSVSETKIQPINVEELRQAEKAIIEVVQSEVFEEELLSLRGPLKELKRSSSILRLDPILVDGIICVGGRLQKSSLRAQAKHPAILPKNHHISDLIVRHHHHISGHSGIEHTLSLVRESYWIINARITLRRVLASCFDCRKRPAPVG; from the coding sequence ATGGAGAAAGAGCGCTCAGTATCTGAAACGAAGATCCAACCCATAAATGTGGAAGAATTGCGCCAAGCCGAGAAGGCAATAATCGAAGTTGTCCAAAGTGAAGTTTTTGAGGAAGAACTGCTGTCCCTGAGAGGTCCCCTAAAAGAATTAAAGAGATCAAGCAGCATTTTAAGATTGGACCCCATACTAGTGGATGGGATCATATGTGTCGGCGGCCGGTtacagaagtcgtcattacgaGCTCAAGCCAAACATCCCGCGATCCTTCCAAAGAACCATCACATCTCAGACCTCATCGTACGCCATCATCACCACATCAGTGGTCACTCAGGGATCGAACACACCCTATCCCTTGTTCGCGAGAGTTATTGGATCATCAACGCACGAATAACACTCCGCCGCGTCCTGGCTTCGTGTTTTGATTGTAGGAAGAGACCAGCTCCTGTAGGTTGA
- the LOC137988258 gene encoding uncharacterized protein, whose protein sequence is MASLPEDRLNPSEPPFSRVGVDCFGPLNVRRGRSVVTRYGVLFTSLSLRAIHIEVAHTLDTNSFINALRRFIARRGQPIQMRSDNGGNFVRGERELREAVRDWNQDKIHNFLLAKNIKWSFNPPTGSHHGGVWERCIRPVRKVMGALAKEQPLDDEGLLTLVCEVEAIVNGRPITKVSDDPRDPQALTPNHLLLLRAGPSLPPGYFEKSDNYSRRKWRQVQYLTDVFWKRWTREYLPSLQERQKWEKASRNFAVGDVVLVLDESLPRCSWPLGRVIEVFPNRSDGLVRSVR, encoded by the coding sequence ATGGCTAGTTTACCGGAAGACCGTTTGAACCCATCCGAGCCTCCATTCAGCCGTGTTGGAGTAGACTGCTTTGGCCCACTCAACGTGCGTAGAGGAAGATCTGTTGTCACGAGATATGGTGTGCTTTTCACTTCCCTTTCTCTCCGCGCTATTCACATTGAGGTAGCTCACACCCTTGACACCAATTCTTTTATAAATGCTCTCAGGCGATTCATCGCGAGGAGAGGACAGCCGATACAGATGAGGTCCGATAATGGTGGGAACTTCGTGCGAGGTGAGAGGGAGTTACGCGAAGCTGTGCGCGATTGGAACCAAGACAAAATCCACAACTTTCTGTTGGCGAAGAACATCAAATGGAGCTTCAATCCTCCTACAGGATCCCATCATGGAGGCGTCTGGGAACGTTGTATCCGCCCAGTCAGGAAGGTGATGGGTGCACTTGCTAAAGAACAACCCCTAGACGATGAAGGCTTGCTAACCCTGGTGTGCGAGGTTGAGGCTATCGTGAATGGACGACCAATCACCAAGGTATCGGACGACCCTCGAGACCCACAGGCTCTCACGCCAAACCACCTATTGTTGCTGCGAGCAGGACCATCACTTCCCCCAGGCTATTTTGAGAAGTCTGACAACTACTCTCGACGAAAATGGCGGCAAGTCCAGTATCTGACCGACGTATTCTGGAAACGCTGGACGCGAGAGTATTTGCCTTCGCTACAGGAGAGACAGAAATGGGAGAAAGCCTCGCGAAACTTTGCAGTCGGTGACGTGGTTCTAGTTCTCGACGAGAGTCTACCGCGTTGTTCCTGGCCTCTCGGAAGGGTGATCGAGGTGTTTCCCAATCGGAGTGATGGCCTTGTCAGAAGCGTGAGATAG